AAAAACCTAAATCGAAACTGTTTCAACGCTTATTTGGTCGTAAAAAGGCGGCAGTTCCCCCAGTACAGCCCAAAGCATCCCAGCCAGAAACGGTGGAGCAGAAAGTAGCCATTGAGCCGGAGAGTTCCACCGCTCAAACCGATGATTGGGATGACGGGGAAGATTGGGGCGAGGATCTACCATCGACGGAAGATTCTAGTCCTGGTGGGGAAATTTCCGATGAAGTCAGCGAGGATAACCCAGAAAATGATCAGACCAAGGTAATTGCTGTGGTGGAAACGGTGCAAATTGAACAGCAAATCACCTTAATCGAAGTGCCCGATTCAGAAAATATAACTGCAGAGGAAGCGCCTGCAGCTCCTTTAATCGAGGAGGAGCAAATAGCCCAGGAGGAAATAGTAGTAGATGAAGTTATTGCTCCAATGTCTGGAACAACGGCGGCGGTAATTGAGGTAACCATGCCAGAACTTGTCGACCCTGAAACCAACATTGAGCAAGGGCCAGATTCCAGCGGCGTTGATGAAGTTTATGAAAGGGAAACAGAGACAGAAGAAATTGGAGAAATTACCGAGGCGATCGCCAGTGACCTAGAAGAGGTTCCAGAGCCAAGGACTGATGTCAACGAAACTACGGTCAATACAGACATTGCAGAGGAAGAAGAGACCCAAAATGAAGGGGAAGAGCCCACCGAGGAAAAACAAAATTGGGCCGATGGCTAAACAGTTAACTCTGAAAGGAGATGTCCTATGTTAGGATCGTAAAGCTTCATTGCGGGATGTAGCGCAGCTTGGTAGCGCACTTCGTTCGGGACGAAGGGGCCGCAGGTTCGAATCCTGTCATCCCGATTGTTGTACGATGACACACTCTTTGTTGTTATTTTATCAACCTCTAACAATTACAGTCATCTACGGTTTCCATAGGAATTTTTCCACAATACCCACCTTCAGATCCAAATTAGTATGGCAAGGGTTAGGCTAGCGAAAATTTCCCGTGTCATAAATGCGCTGATTAGTATAAGGCCAAAGGAAAACGTTAAAATTTTTGCCGCCAATTTGTTCTCGATATTTAAATGTGTCTTTTTCGTAGAGACTCACCACTGCATTGAGTTGGTTCGCTAAGTTAAGGCATTGCTTAAATGTGGGGGAAGTATAACATTGCACATCAATTTGGTTACAGCCGTAGCGGGGCACCAGGTTCTTTTGGAATGGCTGAATGGAGCAAAAAATAAACTTACGATACTGGTTAGCTAAATACTCAAAATCCCTGGAGGAGTAGTTGGCAAAAAAATGGTCATCCACCTGTAAACCGTCCGTGTGGCGGGCTTCATTAATAATTTGTTCAATGGTGAGGCGGCGGTATTGGGGAGATTGGACCCAGGCAATGGGAATTAAGTTATGGTTGCGGGCTTGTTGACTAATTTGTTCCTGCACATCGTCCGCTACTCCCCGAAAATCCAAAAATACAAGGCGGTAGCCCTGACTTTGAATATCCTTCATCACTTGGTCTAGGGCGTTTTGGGAAGCATAGAAACGGATTTGGGGTTGGGATAACCAAGTGCCGTTGGGCACCCCGGCCAGGGCCATACTGGGGCAAAGTGTGAGAACACCGATGAGTAATTTTTGCAGAATTTTTAACATTGGAGGAGGAGGAGGCGATAAATGGTAGCACCAAAGCTAGGAAGGACCCATGGAGCTGATTATGGTCAATGTTAGGCTAAGGGAAGGAAATTAACCCTGTTTTACCGCTGACAAGGGCCAAAGTATAAACAGATTTGGCGATCGCCGCTTGACCGGGGGAATGGTATCTCTCGCCCACTATTAAAGTTAAAATAGGGTTTTCTGTGGATTAACCACGGACGATTTTCCCGTCGATTACATAGAGAGAGTTAATGGTAACCACCCCCACCGCTGCCCCCCGTAAACCGTCCAAGGTAGAAGGCATCAAGGAAAGAAGCAATTATTTACGGGAACCCCTGGCCACCGAACTGTTGAATGATGCTAACTATTTTACGGACGATGCCGTCCAAATTCTGAAATTCCACGGTTCCTACCAACAGGACAATCGGGACAATCGGGTTAAGGGGCAAGAAAAGGATTATCAGTTTATGCTCCGCACCCGCAATCCGGGGGGATTGATTCCGGCCCAACTCTACACCGCCCTAGATGATCTGTCCAAAACCCACGGTAACCAAACTCTCCGGGTGACCACCAGACAAGGTTTGCAAATCCACGGCATTGTCAAAAAAGACCTGAAAATGGCGATCGCCACGGTGGTGAATAATTTGGGGTCCACGTTGGGAGCCTGTGGCGACATTAACCGTAACGTGATGGCTCCGGCGGCACCCTTCCGAGATAAACCGGAATATGGTTATGCCTGGGACTATGCCAATAAGGTGGCGGATCTACTCAGCCCCCAGAGCGGTGCCTATTACGAAATTTGGCTCGATGGGGAAAAGGTCATTAGTGGGGAGGAAGCCCCGGAAGTTAAAGCGGCCCGGCAAAAGGATCTCAATGGCACTAACCTGAATGACCCCAAGGAACCGATTTACGGCCAACAGTTCATGCCCCGGAAATTCAAAATTAGCGTCACCGTGCCGGGGGACAATTCCATTGACGTTTACACCCACGATATTAGTTTGGTGGTAATCACCGATCGCCATGGGGAGCTACGGGGTTTTAATGTATTGGCTGGCGGTGGTTTGGGACGTACCCACAATAAAGAGGAAACCTTTGCCCGGGCCGCTGACCCCATTGGTTATGTGAGCAAAGACGATGTCTATGATCTAGTCAAAGCCATTGTGGCCACCCAACGGGATTACGGCGATCGCCATAACCGTCGCCATGCCCGGATGAAATATTTGTTGGCGGACTGGGGGGTGGAAAAATTCCGCAAACAAGTGGAAACCTACATGGGTAAACCGTTCCAATCTTTCAAACCTCTGCCAGCCTGGCGTTACCAAGATTACCTCGGTTGGCACGAACAGGGGGATGGCAAGCTCTTTTTCGGTTTGTCGGTGGAAAATGGCCGCATCAAAGACGAGGGGGATTTTCAGCTTAAAACCGCCCTGCGCAAGGTAGTGGACCAATTCCAATTGCCCCTGCGCCTCACCGCCAACCACAATATCCTGCTCTACGACATCAATGCCCAGGATAAAGCGGCGATCGAGCAAATTTTCCAACAGCACGGCGTAGTCACCGACCCAGAGGCGATCGACACCCTAGTCCGTTACTCCATGGCTTGCCCCGCCCTGCCCACCTGTGGCCTAGCAGTCACCGAGTCGGAAAGAATTATGCCCAGTGTTAACGCCCGTCTGCGGGATTTGTTGAACAGTCTGGATTTACCCAATGAAAGTATCGTCACCCGCATGACCGGTTGCCCCAACGGTTGTGCCCGGCCCTACATGGCGGAAATTGGTTTTGTTGGTAGTGCCCCCAACAGTTACCAAGTGTGGCTGGGGGGAAGTCCGAACCAGGAACGTTTAGCGGCAGCCTATACGGAAAAAATGCCCCTGGAACAGCTAGAAAGCCTTTTTGAACCTTTATTTGTGTACTTCAAGCAGAGCCGTAAAGGTAAGGAAAGTTTTGGAGACTTTTGCCATCGAGTGGGCTTCACTGCCCTACGGGAATTTAGCCATGGTTACACAGCACCGGCCAAGGGCGGTAAAAACCGCAAAAACCAACGGCGGGTCAGCCTGTCCGATGAAATGTATGCCCAGCTTAAGGCCCGGTCTGAGCGGGATAATTGCCCCATGAATCAGATTGTGCAGCAAGCCCTCACCGCTTACCTGGGCAAATAATTCCTTGCCATAATTTCCCTAAAGTTCCGTCGGCTAAACCGCCCGATCTCCCAAGTTTGGTGGCGCTTTGGTCAATTGGGATCAACTGGACCGAAGTGCTCCGGAACACTCATATTGGGAGAAAAATTAGGGTCCTGCCAACCAATTCAGCAAAATTTCAACTATCTGTATCTCAGTTCTCCTAGCCTCTTAATCAAGATGGATTTTGCCTCCGGTTTACCCATTTTCATTGTCACCCTGCGGGAAGCATTGGAAGCATCCCTCGTGGTGGGCATTGTGTTGGCTTGTCTTGCCCGGGCCCAGCAAATGCAACTCAAAGGCTGGGTTTATCGGGGCATTAGTGCCGGGGTGGTGGCCAGCGTTTTAGTGGGTTGCCTGCTGGCAGGGGTATTGCAGGGAGTTGAACGATTGCCGGGGCCCTACACCCCTATTTTAAAAGCCCTTTTGGCCGCTCTCTTGGGGGCGATCGCCGTGGGGATGCTGAGTTGGATGTTGCTCTGGATGACCAAACAAGCCCGTTCCCTGCGGGGGGAAATCCAGGGGCAAATTAACCAGGCGGTGGAAAAAGAAGGAGGGGGTAAAGCCATTGCCATTGTGGTTTTCATTGCTGTGGTGCGGGAAGGTTTTGAAATGGTCCTATTCCTAGCAGCCCAACAAAATATGGCCAATCCAGCGGCGATCGGGGCGGCGTTGGCGGGCATTGGTACAGCGGTAGTGATGGCCTTCTTAATTTTCCGCCTAGGGGTCAAACTGAACTTGAAACTTTTCTTCCAGGTGATGGGCACCCTGTTGCTGATTATTGTCGGAGGATTGGTGATTGGGGTGCTGAAAAATCTCGATCTGGCGGTCAGTATGATGGGCTTGGCCAATCTGGGCCTGGGTTATCTCTGTTTTGTCCCCGGTGATTCTTGCTTGCTGGGGCCCCTGTTGTGGAATTTAGCTCCCTGGTTACCAGATAATCAATTTCCCGGCATTGTGCTCAAAACCCTGGCGGGCTACCGGGATCACCTTTACCTATTCCAGGCGATCGCCTACGGCATTTTTTTAAGTGTCATTGGCAGTCTTTATTTCCGAGGTTTGGCCGGCAAAGGTGATGCTCCCCAGGCTGTGGCCCAAAAATCCTAGGTAGGGGCCAGCGTTGCCCTCAATTTTTACCATTGGTCAAGTCTTTTCCTAACCTCCCTAAAATGGTAGGGTTTCTTTCCCCCCTTTTCCCGTGCGTATATGAAACTCATCTGTCGTCAAAGTGATTTAAGCAGTGGTTTATCCCTGGTCAGTCGGGCTGTTTCCTCCCGACCTACCCATCCCGTGTTGGGCAATGTGCTCCTGGAAGCCGATGCAGACAAAAATTATTTACGCCTAACGGCCTTTGACCTCAGCCTTGGTATCCAGAGTAGTTTCACCGCCGACGTGCAACAGAGTGGCCGCATCACCCTGCCTGCTAAATTGCTCAATGACATTGTTTCCCGCTTGCCGGACGGAGATATTACCCTGGCGATCGATCCCGATGGCGATGCTGGGGATAGCCATTTAACCACCATCACCTCAGAATCAGGGCGGTTCCAAATTCGGGGCCTGGATGCGGATGATTTTCCCGCTCTGCCCACCGTTGAAGGAGTCAAACCATTACTGTTACCAGTGGCAACCCTCAATGAAGGG
The genomic region above belongs to Synechocystis sp. PCC 6803 substr. PCC-P and contains:
- a CDS encoding Ycf66 family protein codes for the protein MLALMLSGAVALASLAFFFSAFFAPKLHRKDDFLWSGVGFFYGLVLWNCAQRFTGAILLGQAAVVVLVLAFAWQTLRLRAAIASNAIVEVPSFSLLDWFAGGLQRKPKVKTPVAVDDKKAATKDQDNTEVESVTGAVKRDLPETGEQLKSVDDSAPASVTETVTSTVEQVSESIPTEAESAIETAEEVVVELNQAAETLAEEVVEKAEEAVEKVAEMVGQKEEKPVNPAPEKEEEVLLKKPKSKLFQRLFGRKKAAVPPVQPKASQPETVEQKVAIEPESSTAQTDDWDDGEDWGEDLPSTEDSSPGGEISDEVSEDNPENDQTKVIAVVETVQIEQQITLIEVPDSENITAEEAPAAPLIEEEQIAQEEIVVDEVIAPMSGTTAAVIEVTMPELVDPETNIEQGPDSSGVDEVYERETETEEIGEITEAIASDLEEVPEPRTDVNETTVNTDIAEEEETQNEGEEPTEEKQNWADG
- the sir gene encoding sulfite reductase, ferredoxin dependent — encoded protein: MVTTPTAAPRKPSKVEGIKERSNYLREPLATELLNDANYFTDDAVQILKFHGSYQQDNRDNRVKGQEKDYQFMLRTRNPGGLIPAQLYTALDDLSKTHGNQTLRVTTRQGLQIHGIVKKDLKMAIATVVNNLGSTLGACGDINRNVMAPAAPFRDKPEYGYAWDYANKVADLLSPQSGAYYEIWLDGEKVISGEEAPEVKAARQKDLNGTNLNDPKEPIYGQQFMPRKFKISVTVPGDNSIDVYTHDISLVVITDRHGELRGFNVLAGGGLGRTHNKEETFARAADPIGYVSKDDVYDLVKAIVATQRDYGDRHNRRHARMKYLLADWGVEKFRKQVETYMGKPFQSFKPLPAWRYQDYLGWHEQGDGKLFFGLSVENGRIKDEGDFQLKTALRKVVDQFQLPLRLTANHNILLYDINAQDKAAIEQIFQQHGVVTDPEAIDTLVRYSMACPALPTCGLAVTESERIMPSVNARLRDLLNSLDLPNESIVTRMTGCPNGCARPYMAEIGFVGSAPNSYQVWLGGSPNQERLAAAYTEKMPLEQLESLFEPLFVYFKQSRKGKESFGDFCHRVGFTALREFSHGYTAPAKGGKNRKNQRRVSLSDEMYAQLKARSERDNCPMNQIVQQALTAYLGK
- a CDS encoding EfeU/Ftr1 family ferrous iron transporter subunit is translated as MDFASGLPIFIVTLREALEASLVVGIVLACLARAQQMQLKGWVYRGISAGVVASVLVGCLLAGVLQGVERLPGPYTPILKALLAALLGAIAVGMLSWMLLWMTKQARSLRGEIQGQINQAVEKEGGGKAIAIVVFIAVVREGFEMVLFLAAQQNMANPAAIGAALAGIGTAVVMAFLIFRLGVKLNLKLFFQVMGTLLLIIVGGLVIGVLKNLDLAVSMMGLANLGLGYLCFVPGDSCLLGPLLWNLAPWLPDNQFPGIVLKTLAGYRDHLYLFQAIAYGIFLSVIGSLYFRGLAGKGDAPQAVAQKS